The Tursiops truncatus isolate mTurTru1 chromosome 6, mTurTru1.mat.Y, whole genome shotgun sequence genome includes a window with the following:
- the MLANA gene encoding melanoma antigen recognized by T-cells 1, which yields MPRKEAHYIYGSPKKGHGHSYITAEEAAGIGILTVILGILLLITCWYCRRRSGYRSLKDKSIHAGTQSTLTGRCSCEGLGHQDAKLPFQENNCEPVVPNAPSAYEKLSTEQSPPPYSP from the exons ATGCCAAGAAAAGAGGCTCACTACATCTATGGTTCCCCCAAGAAGGGGCACGGCCATTCCTACATCACAGCTGAAGA GGCTGCAGGGATTGGCATCCTGACAGTGATCCTGGGAATTTTACTGCTCATCACCTGCTGGTACTGTAGAAGACGAAGTGGATACAGAAGCTTGAAG GACAAAAGCATTCATGCTGGTACTCAAAGTACCTTAACAGGAAGATGTTCATGTGAGGGGCTTGGTCACCAGGACGCCAAACTGCCTTTTCAAGAGAACAATTGTGAACCTGTG GTTCCCAATGCTCCATCTGCCTATGAGAAACTCTCCACAGAACAGTCACCACCACCTTACTCTCCGTGA